In the Arthrobacter sp. 31Y genome, one interval contains:
- the sigK gene encoding ECF RNA polymerase sigma factor SigK translates to MDIPNNPGPPVFEATGSATDLNSQLTALLELLAAGDQQAFAEFYRLTSRRVFGMARRVLIDPDLSEDATQEVYLQVWQGAAKFDRAAGTPLAWLMTIAHRRAIDRVRAVQAATDREAKYGAASQDPDRDVVAEEADTNFEAEAVSRCLGTLTDTQRESVRLAYYGGLTYREVAEHLNAAVPTIKSRIRDGLLRLKTCLGVG, encoded by the coding sequence ATGGACATCCCCAACAATCCCGGCCCCCCGGTCTTCGAGGCCACCGGCAGCGCAACAGACTTGAACTCGCAGCTGACTGCCTTGCTTGAGCTCCTGGCAGCAGGCGACCAGCAGGCTTTTGCTGAGTTCTACCGCCTGACCTCGCGGCGCGTCTTCGGCATGGCAAGGCGCGTCCTGATAGACCCTGACCTCAGCGAGGACGCCACTCAAGAGGTATATCTCCAGGTATGGCAAGGTGCAGCCAAGTTTGACCGCGCCGCAGGGACCCCGCTGGCTTGGCTCATGACCATCGCTCATCGACGGGCCATTGACCGGGTCCGCGCCGTACAAGCGGCAACAGACCGCGAAGCCAAATACGGCGCTGCGAGCCAGGACCCGGACCGGGACGTCGTCGCGGAGGAAGCCGACACGAATTTTGAGGCAGAGGCTGTCAGCAGGTGCCTTGGCACACTGACGGACACCCAGCGTGAGTCAGTCCGGCTCGCCTACTACGGCGGCCTGACGTACCGGGAAGTCGCCGAGCACCTCAATGCAGCCGTCCCGACCATCAAGTCCCGCATCCGCGACGGACTGCTGCGACTGAAGACCTGCTTGGGGGTGGGTTGA
- a CDS encoding anti-sigma factor, translating into MSENTGGGFIRRMFANDIDTDLAEGRILELAEIYALDALSDHERAMIDDYIKDAPERTEFLDRVREARETLAVSFAPEEEPPAGLFDNILERITKDAPAQPVAEPVAPTVASAAVDDLAAARMRREERTRAGGARRWIIGAAAAAVIALGGIGVGTYVTAQNDPVNQVLQAQDVQKKSAPVPGGGTATISASSTKDSFVVLMDGVAPAPEGKVYQLWTLPKDGSAPVPQGTMDAQTLSKPAVVKGLSSASSVAITVEPTGGSSAPTTDPVLVVGLSA; encoded by the coding sequence ATGAGCGAAAACACCGGTGGAGGCTTTATCCGCAGAATGTTTGCCAACGACATCGATACCGACCTCGCTGAAGGCCGAATCCTCGAACTGGCGGAAATCTACGCCTTGGACGCCTTAAGCGACCACGAACGGGCAATGATCGACGACTACATCAAGGACGCCCCGGAACGTACTGAGTTCCTGGACCGGGTCCGCGAAGCCCGCGAAACCTTGGCCGTTAGCTTTGCCCCTGAGGAAGAACCGCCCGCAGGACTCTTCGACAACATTTTGGAGCGCATCACCAAGGATGCTCCCGCCCAGCCCGTCGCAGAGCCGGTAGCGCCCACGGTGGCAAGCGCCGCCGTCGACGACCTCGCTGCCGCCAGAATGAGGCGCGAGGAACGTACACGCGCCGGTGGCGCGCGCCGATGGATCATCGGCGCCGCGGCTGCAGCCGTTATCGCCCTCGGCGGGATCGGAGTCGGAACCTACGTCACGGCGCAGAACGACCCCGTCAACCAGGTGCTGCAGGCCCAGGACGTCCAGAAGAAGTCTGCGCCGGTTCCCGGCGGTGGTACGGCCACCATCTCCGCATCATCCACCAAGGATTCCTTCGTAGTTCTCATGGATGGCGTTGCACCAGCTCCGGAAGGCAAGGTCTACCAGTTGTGGACCCTCCCCAAGGACGGCTCCGCCCCGGTACCGCAGGGCACCATGGATGCCCAGACGCTGTCCAAGCCGGCCGTCGTGAAGGGCCTGTCGTCAGCTTCGTCCGTAGCCATCACTGTGGAACCCACGGGCGGATCGAGCGCCCCCACCACGGACCCCGTTTTGGTGGTCGGGCTCAGCGCCTAA
- a CDS encoding GntT/GntP/DsdX family permease, whose product MRFLETATEVQEWTAHDTQLLVVAALGIALIVVLIAKLKLHPFLALVLGSAFVGLASGVELGKVITNFEDGVGGVLKEVGLLIALGAMLGKLLADSGGANRVVDTLLAKASGNKLVWMITLVAVIIGLPMFFEIGLVLLLPVIVLVTQRSKMKLMRIAIPALAGLSVLHGLVPPHPGPLIAISAVKAELGTTLGLGILVAIPTVIICGPLFSRLAARWVPVDAPAVAGGIDTQHAVDMSEVKRQPSFMVTLLTIIFPVVLMLLKALGGIIWPNPETAPAIRIFFDFVGQPLVAMTLAVLLAIVTFGYAVGFTGSKITVKLGESLGPIAAILLIVGAGGGFKQTLIGAGVGDAVKKWAEGANMSVLVLGFIVAVALRLATGSATVATVTAAGIVAPLASSLSPTHAALLALAIGAGSLFLSHVNDAGFWLVKELFGLTVGQTFKTWSVMETLISVVGFGFVMLLSLVV is encoded by the coding sequence GTGAGGTTCCTGGAGACCGCAACAGAGGTACAGGAATGGACGGCGCATGACACCCAGTTGCTGGTGGTGGCCGCGCTCGGCATCGCCCTGATTGTGGTCCTGATCGCCAAACTGAAACTGCATCCGTTCCTTGCGCTGGTTCTGGGCTCGGCTTTTGTTGGCCTGGCATCAGGCGTGGAGCTGGGCAAGGTCATCACCAACTTCGAGGACGGCGTTGGGGGAGTCCTCAAGGAAGTCGGCCTGCTCATTGCGCTGGGTGCCATGCTGGGGAAGCTGCTGGCTGACTCTGGCGGGGCCAACCGTGTGGTGGACACCCTGCTGGCGAAGGCCAGCGGAAACAAGCTGGTGTGGATGATCACGCTCGTGGCTGTGATCATCGGCTTGCCGATGTTCTTCGAAATCGGGCTCGTCCTGCTGCTTCCGGTGATCGTCCTGGTGACCCAGAGATCCAAGATGAAGCTGATGCGCATCGCAATCCCGGCGCTGGCTGGACTATCGGTCCTCCACGGGCTGGTGCCGCCGCACCCGGGACCACTGATCGCGATCAGTGCTGTCAAAGCCGAATTGGGAACAACGCTCGGCCTGGGCATCCTGGTAGCGATCCCCACTGTCATCATCTGTGGTCCGCTCTTCTCGAGGTTGGCTGCCCGTTGGGTCCCCGTCGACGCTCCTGCCGTAGCCGGTGGGATCGACACCCAACACGCGGTTGATATGAGTGAAGTCAAACGTCAGCCGTCCTTCATGGTGACCCTGTTAACCATTATTTTCCCGGTGGTCCTCATGCTGTTGAAGGCCTTGGGCGGCATCATCTGGCCGAACCCCGAAACGGCACCGGCAATCCGGATCTTCTTCGATTTCGTGGGCCAGCCTTTGGTAGCCATGACACTGGCAGTTCTTCTGGCGATCGTAACGTTTGGATATGCGGTGGGCTTCACGGGCAGCAAGATCACGGTCAAACTGGGTGAAAGCCTGGGACCCATTGCCGCCATCCTCCTCATCGTGGGTGCCGGCGGTGGTTTCAAGCAGACCTTGATCGGTGCTGGAGTGGGTGATGCCGTCAAGAAGTGGGCCGAGGGCGCCAACATGTCAGTCCTGGTGCTCGGTTTCATCGTGGCAGTGGCTCTGCGCCTGGCCACGGGTTCAGCGACGGTTGCAACAGTGACGGCTGCAGGCATTGTGGCACCCCTTGCCAGCTCTTTGAGCCCGACGCACGCAGCTCTGTTGGCATTGGCTATTGGCGCAGGATCGTTGTTCCTGTCCCACGTCAACGACGCCGGATTCTGGTTGGTCAAAGAATTGTTCGGGCTAACCGTAGGGCAGACCTTCAAAACCTGGTCCGTGATGGAAACGCTGATCTCCGTGGTGGGCTTCGGTTTTGTGATGCTTCTTTCGCTTGTGGTCTAG
- a CDS encoding gluconokinase, which translates to MAKTAQQPVLVIMGVSGSGKSTVAGVLAGKLGWDLAEGDDLHPEANVAKMQSGLALSDEDRWPWLGIISDWIRERADAGTPAIITCSALKKKYRDVLRGENVVFVFLQGSKDKISDRLASRHGHFMPPSLLESQFDALEEPTADESYISLCVSASPAEEADEVIERLGLHPVVAGTETNAS; encoded by the coding sequence ATGGCGAAGACTGCGCAACAACCCGTACTGGTGATTATGGGAGTCTCCGGTTCCGGCAAATCGACTGTGGCCGGCGTTCTCGCCGGGAAGCTTGGATGGGATCTTGCCGAAGGCGACGACCTGCACCCAGAGGCCAACGTGGCCAAGATGCAGTCGGGGCTGGCTCTCAGCGATGAGGACAGGTGGCCCTGGCTGGGCATCATCTCGGACTGGATCCGTGAGCGCGCGGATGCGGGAACTCCGGCAATCATTACGTGCTCGGCTCTCAAAAAGAAGTATCGCGATGTGCTCCGCGGCGAGAACGTAGTTTTCGTCTTCCTGCAGGGGAGCAAGGACAAGATCTCCGATCGGCTCGCCTCCAGACATGGCCACTTCATGCCGCCATCGCTCTTGGAATCGCAGTTCGACGCCTTGGAAGAGCCAACGGCGGACGAGAGCTACATCTCCCTGTGTGTTTCGGCGTCTCCTGCCGAAGAAGCGGACGAGGTCATTGAACGCCTCGGCCTGCACCCTGTAGTTGCAGGTACCGAAACGAACGCTTCGTGA
- a CDS encoding PIG-L deacetylase family protein, which translates to MPTDVPSAKSPFDASTERVERVLCFTAHPDDIDFGAAGTIAAWTAAGVEVSYCIMTDGDAGGFDPLDRERIIELRAEEQKRAAALVGVTDIHYLHERDGYLAPTHGVIKQIVKLIREVRPDIVLTMHPERNWDRLQKSHPDHLAAGEAVTRAVYPAVENPFAYPELAEAGLQAYKLPWLWFISSPESRENHSVDVSNHVDAKLDAIRIHASQHPDIEGMERVVRAMMLGNGVRAGLPEGSSAEFFHVVAVNGSTTIAGF; encoded by the coding sequence TTGCCTACTGACGTCCCGTCAGCAAAGAGCCCGTTCGACGCCTCCACGGAGCGCGTTGAGCGGGTGCTTTGTTTTACTGCCCATCCCGACGACATCGACTTTGGTGCTGCAGGGACCATCGCGGCCTGGACGGCTGCCGGCGTCGAGGTCAGTTATTGCATCATGACCGACGGCGATGCGGGTGGGTTCGACCCCCTGGACCGCGAACGGATCATCGAACTGCGGGCTGAGGAGCAAAAGCGCGCAGCTGCTCTGGTGGGTGTCACGGATATCCACTACCTTCACGAGCGGGACGGGTACCTGGCACCGACACATGGCGTCATCAAGCAGATAGTGAAGCTGATTCGCGAAGTCCGGCCGGACATAGTGCTGACCATGCACCCGGAACGGAACTGGGACCGCCTCCAGAAGAGCCACCCTGACCACCTTGCAGCGGGGGAAGCCGTGACCCGGGCGGTCTACCCGGCAGTGGAAAATCCTTTCGCTTACCCGGAACTGGCTGAGGCCGGACTTCAGGCTTACAAGCTGCCGTGGCTGTGGTTCATCTCCAGCCCGGAGTCCAGGGAGAACCACTCTGTGGATGTTTCGAATCATGTCGACGCGAAGCTTGATGCCATCAGGATCCATGCGAGCCAGCACCCCGATATCGAGGGAATGGAACGCGTGGTCAGGGCCATGATGTTGGGCAATGGTGTGCGGGCCGGCCTGCCTGAAGGATCGAGCGCTGAGTTCTTCCATGTAGTTGCCGTCAACGGATCCACCACCATCGCAGGCTTCTGA
- a CDS encoding electron transfer flavoprotein subunit alpha/FixB family protein yields MANALVFIDNPGAALKKSSLELLTIARSLGETAVAFTGELNDDVAATLGAYGATTVYQPSVDDLDNYLVGPKAAYLAAAVAASGATAVLVDNSPEGKEIAGRLGIKLNAGVITDVVGVEADGTAHKSVLAGSYNTTAKATTPVTILSVKANNVEPAPAGAATAPATATVEVPAEGLANSARIAARTEKPVSGRPDLSEARIVVAGGRGVDGDFGPVEELADALGAAVGASRAATDAGWIGHDAQVGQTGVTVSPQLYISAGISGAIQQKAGMQTSKVIVAINKDAESPVFEIADYGIIGDLFKVLPQATAEIQKRKG; encoded by the coding sequence ATGGCAAATGCACTTGTTTTCATTGACAACCCGGGAGCGGCTCTTAAAAAGAGCAGCCTGGAGCTCCTGACCATTGCCCGCTCGCTGGGGGAGACCGCCGTCGCGTTCACCGGTGAGTTGAACGACGACGTCGCCGCCACGTTGGGTGCATATGGCGCCACGACGGTTTACCAGCCGTCGGTGGACGACCTCGACAACTACTTGGTCGGGCCGAAAGCCGCCTACCTGGCAGCTGCAGTGGCAGCGTCCGGAGCTACGGCCGTCTTGGTGGACAATTCGCCGGAAGGTAAGGAAATCGCGGGCAGGCTTGGCATTAAGCTCAATGCTGGCGTCATTACTGACGTGGTGGGCGTTGAGGCTGACGGCACTGCGCACAAGTCGGTGCTGGCAGGCTCCTATAACACCACCGCGAAAGCCACTACTCCGGTGACCATACTTTCGGTCAAGGCCAACAACGTGGAACCTGCTCCCGCCGGTGCTGCAACTGCACCGGCAACTGCCACGGTTGAGGTTCCCGCCGAGGGCCTGGCGAACTCAGCACGCATCGCGGCCCGCACCGAGAAGCCTGTCAGCGGGCGGCCGGACCTCAGCGAAGCCAGGATCGTCGTGGCCGGCGGTCGCGGCGTTGATGGCGACTTCGGCCCCGTTGAGGAGCTCGCGGACGCCTTGGGTGCAGCTGTGGGTGCATCCCGCGCTGCCACCGATGCAGGTTGGATTGGCCATGATGCACAGGTTGGCCAGACCGGCGTCACTGTGTCCCCGCAGTTGTACATCTCGGCTGGCATCTCAGGTGCCATCCAGCAGAAGGCGGGCATGCAGACCTCCAAGGTCATCGTGGCTATCAACAAGGACGCCGAGTCTCCTGTATTCGAGATTGCGGACTACGGCATCATCGGGGACCTTTTCAAGGTGCTCCCGCAGGCCACAGCCGAAATCCAGAAGCGGAAAGGCTGA
- a CDS encoding electron transfer flavoprotein subunit beta/FixA family protein — MKIVVLVKHVPDAQFDRHITGPGNTTDRDESILSELDEYALEAALQLAEERGGPKAGNEVIALSMGPSGAVNAVKKSLQIGAYSGVHLSDDALAGSDAAATSLALAAAIRHISADGRPVDLVLTGMASTDGETSLIPAQLAERLQFPQVTFASSLEVSGGQISARRDAGAFSETVEAQLPAVVSVTDQINEPRYPNFKGILAAKKKKIAALSLADIGVDASQVGLAGSWTVVESAEARPPRTAGTIITDDGDAGIKLVDFLAAQKLL; from the coding sequence TTGAAGATTGTCGTTCTGGTCAAGCACGTCCCGGACGCCCAGTTCGACCGGCATATCACCGGCCCTGGCAACACCACAGACCGTGATGAGAGCATCTTGTCTGAACTGGACGAGTACGCCCTAGAGGCAGCCCTCCAGTTGGCGGAAGAACGCGGCGGACCGAAGGCCGGGAATGAGGTCATTGCTTTGAGCATGGGCCCGTCCGGTGCGGTCAATGCCGTGAAGAAGTCACTACAGATCGGCGCGTATTCCGGCGTCCACCTCAGCGACGACGCTCTGGCCGGATCGGATGCTGCCGCAACCTCGTTGGCGCTTGCCGCTGCCATCCGCCACATCTCGGCCGATGGCCGCCCGGTGGACCTGGTCCTGACGGGCATGGCTTCCACCGATGGCGAGACTTCGCTCATCCCGGCCCAGCTTGCCGAGCGCTTGCAGTTCCCGCAGGTCACGTTCGCTTCCAGTCTTGAGGTTTCGGGCGGCCAGATCAGCGCCCGCCGCGATGCTGGAGCCTTCTCGGAAACTGTGGAAGCCCAGCTCCCTGCCGTTGTGTCTGTCACAGACCAGATCAACGAGCCTCGCTATCCCAACTTCAAGGGCATCCTTGCGGCGAAGAAGAAGAAGATTGCCGCCCTGTCATTGGCTGACATTGGTGTGGACGCCTCACAGGTGGGCTTGGCCGGCTCGTGGACAGTGGTTGAGTCTGCGGAGGCCCGCCCACCGCGGACAGCAGGAACCATCATTACCGACGACGGCGACGCCGGCATCAAGCTGGTCGACTTCCTCGCCGCACAGAAGCTGCTCTAA